The nucleotide sequence ttcGGCAcatgcttaaaggaacagttcattcCAGAAATAAAATTAGCCtatattttactcaccctcaagccgTCCCAGGTGTATATGACCTTTAAGCGGACCACAATCGCAGTTATATTGAATAATACCCTGACTCTTCCCATCTTGGTAACGGTAGTGGATGTTTTTAAAGCCCTAAAAAGCGCATATATTCGTCATAAAAATAGTCCACACGACTCCGGGAGTTAACAtaagtcttctgaagcgaaacgAGGggtttttgtaaaaataaacatttatatttcaataaTTATCATGGCTTGGCTTAATTATTAATTTATGGCTTCGGGCAAGTATGCGTGTTCACGAGTGAGTCGAGTTACGGCAGACCTCTGACCCGACGTATGacatgaactgttcctttaaaatgccaGTCGGGtgaaaaattaattttattcaaaatatagtCTCTGAAAACAAGTGTTATTGTAGATCTAGGATGTTtggatgtttttctttttaatgagaAATCTTGCTACTGTCGTACTTTAACGCAACCTATTTATTTTCCCTGTTACACTATAGGTTTCACTTTAAGAAGAATCTGAGGCGAATCGTGTCTGAGCTTTACATCCGTGATAACTGCCACCCATTCAAGGCCAGTTTGCTGATTTGGGTACAGCTGCccatgtgggtgtgtctgtctttggCCCTGCGAAATCTCAGTCTGGGAATAGGACATGTTCCTCTCGGTAAATTGAATCCATTAGGTTTCCAGATACTCTTTAGACGTCTCTACAGATGTCTCTATAAGCTCATTAGATTTAACAGGACCATAATCCACATCGGTGAGACGCCTAACGTATATTTTCTCACATTTCTCAGCATCTGACGCGGCGCTGGCGACAGGAGGCACCCTGTGGTTCCAAGACCTCACTCTTCCCGACTCCACCTGGATAATACCTGTTTCTCTTGGCCTCATCAACCTATTTATCACAGAGGTGAGGCAGATGTTCACGTTTGAACTTGCAAGGTTTTAACATAGTCATTTTGAACTTTAATACCACTTAGGTTCATTGTGTATGTGATGAATTATCATCCACCCTTCATTTATAAGATGTTACCAAGAGGGAACGCCGACGGGCTCATGTTTGGTGCGCAGGGAGTGGTGGATGCTGAACGATTTTTTTATAACACTTCTGAATAGTTCAACAGCAAAGACACTTCTGTACTTGTTTCTGCTTGCCGATATGCACGGGCCTTAATGTTTAAGCCGGATAAAAGTTCCTTTAACAAATATGTTCAAGAAATATTTCATTTACCGAGATGTGTTGAATGCTCTTGACTGGCTTTGTACAATTCACCTGCTCAAAGCAGCATTCTTGTCATaccatgttttgtttgtttactctctagttgttttttgtttccAGATATTCGCCCTGAGACAACTAGAGCCTTCAAAGTTCCAGAAGTACGTAACCAACTTCATCCGAGGAATATCTCTGGTGATGATTCCTGTAGCCGCCACAGTCCCGTCTGTAAGTGACCAACCCCTCCGCTACCCCGTTCAGTCACTATCTCATCTATCTGTCTACAGTAACTTAAAGTGTTTGGATCATGCTCCGGCATGTATGACATAAAACTCTCTCACGTTTTGAAGAATAGACAGCAGCACGTGTTATCTGGGTCTGACACAGATATACCCCTACATGTGCCTCTTGTTTTGATGCTTTTGATCACATCACAAAAGGGAAATATGAAGGGTTTTGTTTCTGAGTCTGgatacaaaataaaaagatgtccTCTGATATATCCAGCAGATGTACAAATTGATGTCTCGTGCTTGTCTAGCTTTGCATTTCTGTTGTGTCTGCTTGTCTTATGTAAGAGCAAATGAGACATCTCTTAGTACGTTGAACATGAGAAgtctttataaaacaaaatattaaatccAATTGAAATTCTATCCGTTCTTTTCAAATGAATGATGAACAttattgtattttctttctctctttctagtCCATGTCTCTGTACTGGCTCATCTCGAGTTGTGTTGGATTGGCACATAACCTGCTCTTGAGGTCTCCTCGTTTCCGGAGTGTCTGTCGAATCCCTCCGACACGCTCGGACTCTGAATCTCCATACAAGGACATTGCAGCTGCCTTTGTGGCCAAGTACATTAAATAGATGAGTAAAGGAGTTACACAAGCATCAATCcctgaaaaatgtttaatgtgacCAGAACACGTGGATATTTGTATATGGATCATGGCACTGAACCAGAAGAAAACAGTGATACAAAAACTGCAGATTCTTAATTGataattatatttaaagggACTCCAATGTATAGTACGGTTTTATGATGacagtgaaaataaaaactggaaaAGTCTTGTGCTCTTCCTGTATGTTTGGCATCACTATTCGAGGTTGAGCATTGAGtcaatttaatacatttatcagCAAGACTTATCCTAATGTGTGTATTGCAACATCACCATCTCCAAACTGAAGGGAGGACAGGTTTGCTCCTGTTATTATAAGCCCAGAGGATGAAGTTTATCCTGGGCGGGGTCTAGCTCTCAAACCCAAACAGAAAACCACCAAACGCTGAAGCAGTTCGAGACCCTTCACACATCACCATGATCTTCTTTCTCCTGTTAACACTGACCATCGTGGCGTCGGCCAGCCGGGTACCTCGCAACTGCGGCACCTGCGACCCGAGTCTGTGCGAGCCGCTGCCGGCCGAGGGCTGCGCGTCCGAGACGCTCGTTGACGCGTGCGGCTGCTGCGCGTCCTGCGCGTCTGGAGTTGGAGAGCCGTGCGGGGGACGCGGAGCCGGAGCAAAGCGCTGCGCATCTGGACTCGAGTGCGTCAAGAGCGACAAGAAGAGTAAATCAGGCGTGTGCGTGTGTAAGAGCGACTATCCCGTGTGCGGATCCGACGGGGTGAACTATAAAACCGGCTGTGATTTAAAAGCAGCGAGCGTGAGAGCTGTGAGGGAGAAAAAACCCGAGATTAAGATCCAGAACAAGGGCAAATGCGCTCAAGGTGAGATTTGTGTTCACttgatattataaaaaatataaattgccTATTATATTGATGTTATATCATATTAACTCATATATGATATACATTCAGGTataacccttacagaaaagacacacgaaattcacatgtgcaaaaaacacatgtgatcacatgtgaaatgtgtgtttttggaacattttggtgtgaattccatgtgaattcccacgtgaaacccatgggataacatgtaaaaacccatgggataacatatgcgacatgtctccacatgtgatcacatgttcttcacgtcaccacatgttgcacatgtcatcccatgggtttttatatgttatcccatgggtttcacgtgggaattcacaccaaaattttccaaaaacacacatttcacatgtgatcacacgtgtttttttgcacatgttaaacacatgttgtatacatgtgatcacatgcgaaaaacatgtgaaattcatgtgtcttttctgtattaatgtcattttatatAACTTTCATTTATAGGCTACTGTATATTCCGTGTTGGAacaatattaacaatattattaaCGATATAAATGTTCAAATTTCACAAAATGTTAAAGATTTACGTTAACCTTCATTTATGGTCACTGatacaatatattataatatgtcTATACATTCTAGGGAACAGTCTCTAAAATAAAGGTCCCTAAAAGTATCTTTGTGGACCCATGTggtgccacaaagaacctttgacaTCCATGAAAAGGATTCTTGTAGAGAAAAATGTAATACAGATTATAAAACTGTAGGAAAGACataattattttatgaaacGTTCAAacgttctttggggaaccaaacaTTTTCTTATATTTTGGCACTTT is from Triplophysa rosa linkage group LG13, Trosa_1v2, whole genome shotgun sequence and encodes:
- the LOC130563629 gene encoding cytochrome c oxidase assembly protein COX18, mitochondrial → MMWLKLARSTRWICRHDNLVMASPYIRSVSKGSFNLDIRVQTNQPFCPRSLLLTGHPSYILALRLQHRRTVTTDRPGWYASIAESTPVCLTEQLLVSTQQITGLPWWASIMCTTLALRTAVTLPLGIYQTIIIAKVEALQKEIAVLAHQLRFEISVKAKEKGWSERTCKFHFKKNLRRIVSELYIRDNCHPFKASLLIWVQLPMWVCLSLALRNLSLGIGHVPLASDAALATGGTLWFQDLTLPDSTWIIPVSLGLINLFITEIFALRQLEPSKFQKYVTNFIRGISLVMIPVAATVPSSMSLYWLISSCVGLAHNLLLRSPRFRSVCRIPPTRSDSESPYKDIAAAFVAKYIK
- the igfbp7 gene encoding insulin-like growth factor-binding protein 7 yields the protein MIFFLLLTLTIVASASRVPRNCGTCDPSLCEPLPAEGCASETLVDACGCCASCASGVGEPCGGRGAGAKRCASGLECVKSDKKSKSGVCVCKSDYPVCGSDGVNYKTGCDLKAASVRAVREKKPEIKIQNKGKCAQAPVIVTAPGEAWNVTGSQVFLSCEATGIPTPVLTWRKVSDGKEKIVPLPGDKENMAVQTRGGPEKHEVTGWVLISPLTKDEAGSYECHASNIKGEASAVGTIHVVDSINDIPAKKVVKDEEL